Proteins encoded by one window of Flagellimonas lutaonensis:
- a CDS encoding tyrosine-type recombinase/integrase, which yields MNLSKYQYHFQQHRGKNVIVVKFTYDKKLQEELRRRFPSAKWSKTMKAWYLPDLPAVRKALDLAPKSELSSKLLKIDPVNRAAFRDMHEQLHLKKYSPSTVRQYLSEFNHLLRLLGSYPVDKLTPKRLKDYFLYCAEKEKMGERKLNGKINAIKFYFEQVRHRPKMFFDIPRPKKPQVLPKTLSKREVKRLFSVIDNPKHLVALQLCYGMGLRVSEVVNLKVGDIDSDRMMVHIRGAKGKKDRYVPLPTSILPLLRAYYLQFKPEDYLLEGQYGGQYAKTSVQQIFKTAMRKAGIEKRIGIHGLRHSYATHLLESGADMRFIQELLGHNSIKTTQVYTKVSPRSLSRISSPLDLL from the coding sequence TTGAATTTAAGTAAGTATCAATATCACTTTCAACAACATAGGGGCAAAAATGTAATCGTTGTCAAATTTACGTATGATAAAAAACTGCAGGAAGAATTAAGGCGCCGTTTCCCCTCGGCAAAATGGAGCAAGACAATGAAGGCTTGGTACCTACCCGATCTTCCTGCGGTCAGAAAAGCGCTTGATCTCGCACCAAAATCTGAGCTGTCTTCAAAACTGTTGAAAATAGACCCTGTCAATAGGGCGGCCTTTCGCGATATGCATGAGCAACTGCATCTAAAAAAATACAGCCCATCGACTGTTCGTCAATATTTGAGTGAGTTCAATCATTTGCTACGGTTGTTGGGGTCTTATCCGGTAGATAAATTGACCCCGAAACGGCTAAAAGATTATTTTTTGTACTGTGCAGAAAAAGAAAAGATGGGTGAACGCAAGCTCAACGGTAAGATAAATGCCATTAAGTTTTACTTTGAACAGGTTCGCCATAGACCTAAAATGTTCTTTGATATCCCCAGACCTAAAAAACCCCAAGTGCTTCCCAAGACATTGAGCAAGCGCGAAGTAAAACGGCTGTTTTCGGTAATTGACAACCCTAAACATCTGGTGGCCTTGCAACTATGTTATGGCATGGGGCTGCGCGTTTCTGAGGTGGTGAACCTAAAGGTTGGCGACATCGATAGCGACCGAATGATGGTGCACATTCGGGGCGCCAAAGGAAAAAAAGACCGATATGTACCCTTGCCGACCAGTATTCTGCCCTTGTTAAGGGCTTATTACTTGCAATTCAAACCTGAAGACTATTTGCTCGAAGGGCAATACGGCGGGCAGTACGCAAAGACTAGTGTGCAACAAATCTTTAAAACGGCCATGAGAAAGGCAGGTATCGAAAAAAGAATCGGTATTCATGGGCTGCGCCATAGTTACGCCACACACCTTCTTGAGTCTGGTGCCGATATGCGTTTTATCCAAGAATTATTGGGCCACAATTCCATCAAGACCACACAGGTCTACACCAAGGTATCCCCAAGAAGTCTTTCCAGAATTTCAAGCCCTTTGGATCTACTCTGA
- a CDS encoding TPM domain-containing protein, with translation MKLIFQIILLAFLTISGCKSKHVNESESRSEAPKVVFTEFDLGERDLPKLKREVNDYEFIFTPEQLEKLTLIIRDFEKETTNQIAVVSIDSIGKYTDFDQFAIDLSNYNGVGQKEKDNGLTIVFSKNLKKIRISTGYGTEKILTDEICKNVIDRTIIPEFKNGEYYNGIEKGITELIAKWK, from the coding sequence ATGAAACTCATATTTCAAATAATATTACTTGCTTTTTTAACCATTTCTGGTTGTAAATCAAAACATGTTAACGAATCCGAATCGCGTTCTGAAGCACCAAAAGTTGTGTTTACGGAATTCGATTTAGGAGAAAGGGATTTGCCTAAACTGAAGCGAGAAGTAAATGACTATGAATTCATTTTTACACCTGAACAGTTAGAAAAATTGACTCTAATAATTCGCGATTTTGAGAAAGAAACCACTAATCAAATTGCTGTAGTTTCAATAGACTCAATCGGAAAATATACTGACTTTGACCAATTCGCAATTGACTTATCGAATTACAACGGAGTTGGACAAAAGGAAAAAGATAACGGACTGACAATTGTCTTCAGTAAAAACTTGAAAAAAATAAGAATTTCGACGGGTTATGGAACTGAAAAAATACTGACTGACGAAATCTGTAAGAATGTAATTGACCGAACTATTATACCTGAATTCAAAAACGGAGAATATTACAACGGAATTGAAAAAGGAATTACAGAATTAATAGCAAAATGGAAATAA
- a CDS encoding DMP19 family protein, which produces MKTQETLTNEELIDYVYYDIAGKYLNEKINDWSQTKLWYNTVLELSEPVRYTYGIGVLNMQVMNGGFEQYYDNDYGIFAEETLNGLKKIGAELTFELLKSSVEIMKKHKEPKMDLFDFITESKYWENKEIEQVLDRVTEEYWNLEDKENLTELLGNYLRNCEIK; this is translated from the coding sequence ATGAAAACTCAAGAAACACTGACAAATGAAGAATTGATTGACTATGTTTATTATGACATTGCAGGAAAATATCTGAATGAAAAAATCAACGATTGGAGTCAAACGAAATTGTGGTACAATACAGTTTTAGAATTATCAGAACCTGTTCGATACACATATGGAATTGGAGTTTTGAATATGCAAGTAATGAACGGAGGATTTGAACAGTATTATGATAATGATTATGGAATTTTTGCGGAGGAAACCTTAAATGGACTGAAAAAAATTGGAGCTGAATTGACTTTTGAGCTTTTAAAAAGTTCAGTCGAAATAATGAAAAAACATAAAGAACCGAAAATGGACTTGTTTGACTTCATAACCGAAAGTAAATATTGGGAAAATAAAGAAATTGAACAAGTTCTAGACCGAGTTACAGAGGAATATTGGAATTTAGAAGACAAAGAAAATTTGACTGAATTACTCGGGAATTATTTACGGAATTGTGAAATAAAATAA
- a CDS encoding IS256 family transposase has translation MKKEELFNDDFLKQFKTGDELNGFLKELQKRGIEKMLEGELDGHLDYQRHQRSSNANKRNGHSKKKVRTSFGESEIAVPRDRDASFNPMIVPKRGNIIDGLENIIVSLYAKGMSVSDIEEQIREAYGFDVSTSTISRITEKVAADITAWQNRPLEPVYLIVWMDGIVFKVRESSKVVNKTVYVAVGLRRDGKKEVLGLWLGKNESAAFWMSVLTDMKARGTEDILITATDNLNGFTDTIKNVFPESKTQICVVHQIRNACRYVVWKDKKAFTSDMKGIYNAPNEKAAKAALEDFAQKWEGKYSYAIRSWRDNWDELTVFYEFPVEIRKIIYTTNLIENLNGKIRKYTKNKLSFPTDDAVMKSVYLAVREATKKWSMPIRNWGIILNQFLTIYEKRVRL, from the coding sequence ATGAAGAAAGAAGAATTGTTCAACGACGATTTTCTGAAACAGTTCAAGACCGGGGACGAGCTCAACGGTTTTCTGAAGGAACTCCAAAAACGCGGCATCGAGAAGATGCTCGAGGGCGAGCTCGACGGCCACCTGGACTATCAAAGGCACCAGCGTTCGTCCAATGCCAACAAGCGCAACGGGCATTCCAAGAAGAAGGTAAGGACTTCCTTCGGGGAATCCGAGATAGCCGTTCCCAGGGATAGGGATGCCAGTTTCAACCCGATGATAGTCCCCAAGCGGGGCAACATAATCGACGGGCTTGAAAATATAATTGTATCGCTCTATGCCAAGGGCATGTCGGTCAGTGACATAGAGGAGCAGATACGGGAGGCCTACGGGTTCGATGTCTCCACCTCCACCATATCGCGTATCACCGAAAAGGTGGCCGCCGACATCACGGCATGGCAGAACCGTCCCCTGGAACCGGTCTATCTGATCGTATGGATGGACGGCATCGTCTTCAAGGTCAGGGAATCCTCCAAGGTCGTCAACAAGACCGTGTACGTGGCCGTAGGCTTGCGAAGGGACGGGAAAAAGGAGGTACTCGGCCTGTGGCTGGGCAAGAACGAGTCCGCCGCTTTCTGGATGTCCGTCCTTACCGACATGAAGGCCCGTGGCACCGAGGACATCCTGATCACGGCCACCGACAACCTGAACGGCTTTACCGATACCATCAAGAACGTCTTCCCCGAATCCAAGACCCAGATATGCGTGGTGCACCAGATCCGCAACGCATGCCGCTACGTGGTCTGGAAGGACAAAAAGGCCTTTACCTCGGACATGAAGGGCATCTACAACGCCCCCAACGAGAAGGCCGCCAAGGCCGCCCTGGAGGACTTCGCGCAGAAATGGGAGGGCAAGTACTCCTATGCCATAAGGAGCTGGAGGGACAACTGGGACGAACTGACCGTGTTCTACGAGTTCCCTGTGGAGATACGCAAGATCATCTATACCACCAACCTTATCGAGAACCTGAACGGGAAGATACGCAAGTACACCAAGAACAAGCTGTCCTTCCCGACCGACGACGCCGTGATGAAATCCGTATATTTGGCCGTAAGGGAGGCCACCAAAAAATGGTCTATGCCCATCAGGAACTGGGGCATAATCCTGAACCAGTTCCTTACGATCTATGAAAAAAGGGTCAGACTTTAA
- a CDS encoding IS110 family transposase — protein sequence METQITAVPKLFIGIDIHKRSWKVHCATELFSGRSFSMAPEPGQLRAYVGKHFPDHEVSVAYEAGCCGYRAHRCFESYGWKSLVVNPADIHRKGKERHTKTDKIDAQLISRELKDGRLESIVVPDKKREELRSLFRRRNDLVKDFRRIKSYIKMQLLYFGTKVPEEFDNDHWSHAFRGWLDALEFEYPTAKKTLESRMRSFRFIDQELRDVSTQLRRYCKVHYGKDYMLLRSIPGIGGIVACGILCELGDLRRFKSVKHLAGYVGLAPGVHQSGGTHRTMGMAMRAHRLIRSYFVEAAWQAIRADPVMQGYYRKHMGKDTKKIIIKVARKLLSRTLAVIKTETPYEVGVVE from the coding sequence ATGGAAACTCAAATTACTGCCGTCCCCAAGTTATTCATTGGCATCGACATACACAAACGGAGCTGGAAGGTACACTGCGCCACGGAACTGTTTTCGGGCAGGTCATTCAGCATGGCCCCAGAGCCCGGGCAATTACGTGCCTACGTAGGAAAGCATTTCCCGGACCATGAGGTAAGTGTGGCCTATGAGGCGGGTTGTTGCGGCTATCGCGCCCATCGTTGTTTTGAGTCCTATGGGTGGAAGTCCTTGGTGGTGAACCCTGCCGATATCCATCGTAAGGGCAAGGAGAGGCATACCAAGACCGATAAGATCGATGCGCAGCTCATCAGTAGGGAACTCAAAGATGGCCGTTTGGAGAGTATCGTGGTCCCGGATAAAAAGCGCGAGGAGCTTCGCAGTCTTTTCAGGCGCAGGAACGACCTGGTCAAGGATTTCAGGAGGATAAAGAGCTATATCAAGATGCAGTTGTTGTATTTTGGCACCAAGGTCCCCGAGGAGTTCGACAACGACCACTGGAGCCATGCTTTTCGTGGGTGGCTGGATGCCCTGGAATTTGAGTATCCGACGGCCAAGAAAACCCTTGAGAGCCGCATGCGCTCTTTCCGGTTCATCGACCAAGAGCTCCGTGACGTCTCGACACAGCTAAGGAGGTACTGCAAGGTGCATTACGGGAAGGACTATATGCTGCTCAGGAGCATACCGGGCATCGGTGGCATCGTGGCCTGTGGCATACTGTGCGAACTGGGCGACCTGCGGCGTTTCAAGAGCGTGAAGCATTTGGCGGGCTACGTGGGGCTGGCCCCGGGGGTCCACCAGAGCGGGGGCACCCATAGAACGATGGGCATGGCCATGCGGGCGCACCGTCTGATACGGAGCTATTTCGTGGAGGCGGCCTGGCAGGCGATACGTGCCGACCCCGTTATGCAAGGGTATTACCGAAAGCATATGGGCAAGGACACCAAGAAGATCATCATAAAAGTGGCCCGCAAACTGCTTTCAAGGACCTTGGCGGTGATAAAAACGGAGACCCCGTACGAGGTCGGGGTAGTTGAATGA
- the istB gene encoding IS21-like element helper ATPase IstB translates to MNEKTMELMKQMRFFGMHRAFAATMETGGADTTYTNDELIAYLIQSEWDDRRNRRIERLTKSARFRYTAVMEALDYRPSRQLDKNLVQRLGSCGFIRKRENILVTGSTGVGKSYLASAIGHQACSMGYRTMYFNTAKLFTLLKTSKADGSYLKQINRLERQDLLILDDFGLKPLDNINRHSLMEIIEDRHGKRSTIIASQLPVEVWHDIIGEKTLADAILDRLVHTAHRIDIKGESMRRKLKNKN, encoded by the coding sequence ATGAACGAAAAAACAATGGAACTGATGAAACAAATGAGGTTCTTTGGAATGCACAGGGCCTTCGCCGCAACAATGGAAACCGGAGGTGCCGATACCACCTACACCAATGACGAGCTCATCGCCTATCTCATCCAGAGCGAATGGGACGACCGCCGCAACCGCAGGATAGAGCGATTGACCAAGTCCGCAAGGTTCAGGTACACGGCCGTTATGGAGGCCTTGGACTACCGTCCATCGCGCCAACTGGACAAAAATCTTGTACAGCGGCTCGGCTCCTGCGGCTTTATCCGAAAAAGGGAGAACATACTTGTCACGGGCAGTACGGGCGTGGGCAAAAGTTATCTGGCCTCCGCCATTGGCCACCAGGCCTGCTCGATGGGGTATAGAACAATGTACTTCAACACCGCCAAACTATTCACCCTGCTAAAGACCTCCAAGGCCGACGGTTCCTACCTGAAACAGATAAACCGATTGGAAAGACAGGACTTGCTCATATTGGATGATTTTGGGCTGAAGCCCCTGGACAACATAAACCGCCACTCCCTGATGGAGATCATCGAGGACAGGCACGGCAAAAGATCCACCATAATAGCATCACAGCTACCTGTCGAAGTATGGCACGACATTATAGGTGAAAAAACACTGGCCGATGCCATCCTGGACCGTTTGGTGCACACGGCACACAGAATAGATATAAAAGGAGAATCAATGAGAAGAAAATTGAAAAATAAAAACTAA
- the istA gene encoding IS21 family transposase, with amino-acid sequence MANKQIDMRKIKLIYKLYTSGVSKRRISQQLGISRVTIRKYIEFFKRYRFTGYEVEKMTLEELHNLFKDGQRPKSQRLLTLRQYFPHFDKELRKTGVTRRLLWEEYYAKHPDGFRLSQFKYWYAEWRKETSPVMHMEHKAGDKLFIDFTGKKLHIVDRDTGELQELEVFVCILGSSQYTYVEACASQKLEDFIRCTENALWFYGGVPKALVPDNLKSAVTKSSRYEPSLNKVFADFAEHYETAVLPTRTYRPRDKAIVENAVKIIYTRVFAPLRNRTFHNITDINKAIWELLEKHNGMSFRGREYSRCSLFLEIERQELMPLPEKRYEIKRYARGTVHKNSHIYFGKDKHYYSVPYRHIGKQVKLVYTDSIVEIYHKHERFAVHKRNKKKYGYTTLADHMPSHHRFVSEWSSERFIGWAGNIGEHCKGYIIAILEKKQHPEQSYKSCLGILHLAKKYGRERLENACKRASEYGAYNYNMVERILKKGWDQIDEGIDGDLEMPEHKNIRGGKYYE; translated from the coding sequence ATGGCGAACAAGCAGATAGATATGCGAAAAATAAAACTGATTTATAAGCTCTACACCTCTGGTGTAAGCAAGCGACGGATAAGCCAGCAATTGGGCATATCCCGCGTTACCATTAGAAAGTACATCGAATTCTTCAAGCGGTACCGTTTCACGGGGTACGAAGTGGAGAAGATGACCCTGGAGGAACTCCACAATCTTTTTAAGGACGGGCAAAGGCCGAAGAGCCAACGCCTGCTGACCCTAAGGCAGTACTTTCCCCACTTTGACAAGGAACTCCGCAAGACGGGCGTTACGCGACGATTGCTGTGGGAGGAATATTATGCGAAGCACCCCGATGGGTTCAGGCTCTCACAGTTCAAGTATTGGTACGCCGAATGGCGCAAGGAGACCTCGCCCGTGATGCACATGGAGCATAAGGCCGGCGACAAGCTCTTTATCGACTTCACGGGAAAGAAACTCCATATCGTCGACAGGGACACCGGCGAACTTCAGGAACTGGAAGTGTTCGTGTGCATACTGGGCAGCAGCCAGTATACCTATGTGGAGGCCTGCGCAAGCCAAAAACTGGAAGATTTTATACGTTGTACCGAGAACGCCCTATGGTTCTATGGCGGCGTGCCAAAGGCCTTGGTGCCCGATAACCTCAAATCGGCCGTGACAAAGAGCAGTCGTTACGAACCTAGTTTGAACAAGGTATTCGCGGACTTTGCCGAACATTACGAAACAGCCGTACTGCCCACACGTACCTACAGGCCAAGGGACAAGGCCATAGTGGAGAACGCCGTGAAGATAATCTACACTAGGGTGTTCGCCCCTTTACGGAACCGGACCTTCCATAACATCACAGATATCAACAAAGCGATATGGGAGCTGTTAGAGAAGCACAATGGAATGTCATTTAGGGGGAGGGAATACTCCCGTTGTTCATTGTTCCTTGAGATAGAGAGGCAAGAACTGATGCCCTTGCCCGAAAAACGCTATGAGATAAAAAGGTATGCCCGAGGTACCGTGCACAAGAACAGCCATATCTATTTTGGGAAGGACAAGCACTATTACAGTGTTCCCTATCGCCATATCGGCAAACAGGTCAAGCTGGTCTATACCGACAGCATCGTCGAGATTTACCATAAACACGAAAGGTTCGCGGTACATAAAAGGAACAAAAAGAAATATGGCTATACCACCCTGGCCGACCATATGCCATCGCACCACCGCTTTGTGAGCGAATGGAGCAGTGAGAGGTTCATTGGTTGGGCAGGCAATATCGGCGAACACTGCAAAGGGTACATCATCGCCATATTGGAAAAGAAACAGCACCCGGAACAATCCTATAAATCCTGTCTTGGCATATTGCACCTTGCCAAAAAGTATGGAAGGGAACGTCTTGAGAACGCCTGCAAACGTGCCTCGGAATATGGAGCGTACAATTACAATATGGTCGAGCGCATCTTAAAGAAGGGATGGGACCAAATTGATGAAGGTATCGACGGGGATCTGGAAATGCCCGAGCACAAGAACATAAGGGGCGGAAAATACTATGAATAA
- a CDS encoding relaxase/mobilization nuclease domain-containing protein, with product MIGNIIYGETCQGTLNYVLRKEGMRILGYGNTFSQSITPKFFVNVLHFQGQRNATKNRYAHISLSLPHGEHLDDATFFKISEEYMDSMGYGEQPYVVVRHTDTKHEHVHIVTTNVKEDGKLLNIFNSYRRNIAAHQALEKKYGLSPSPSTKQERELPLYRLPELKIDVDNTQGTSFYIQDVLNIILQKYKVRSFEELARLVKPCHIEIKKTNSKYGRIGVAYGLNNQQGYRTRFINGSEVHRQLSGPKLQKVFNIHSQSRLLPMHRKRLLKQIETTYNLFKTIHPQDLKEVLKNYQNIDIKLDTKGDTISGYTGNAGHSIPPSPG from the coding sequence ATGATAGGAAACATCATTTATGGCGAGACCTGTCAGGGAACGTTGAACTATGTCCTCAGAAAAGAAGGAATGCGAATACTCGGTTACGGAAACACATTTTCCCAAAGCATCACGCCAAAGTTTTTCGTGAACGTACTGCATTTTCAAGGACAGCGCAACGCCACCAAGAACCGTTATGCTCATATCAGTTTGAGCCTCCCCCACGGGGAACATCTCGACGATGCGACCTTTTTTAAAATATCGGAAGAATACATGGACAGCATGGGCTACGGGGAACAGCCCTACGTCGTGGTCAGGCATACGGATACCAAACACGAACATGTACATATAGTAACCACCAATGTGAAGGAAGATGGAAAGTTGCTCAACATCTTCAACAGCTATCGGCGGAACATCGCGGCCCACCAAGCCCTCGAAAAAAAATACGGGCTATCGCCATCCCCAAGCACCAAACAGGAAAGAGAACTTCCGCTTTACCGATTACCGGAGCTGAAGATCGATGTGGACAATACTCAGGGAACGAGTTTCTATATACAGGACGTTTTGAACATCATCCTCCAAAAATATAAGGTGCGAAGCTTTGAGGAACTTGCAAGATTGGTGAAACCTTGTCACATTGAAATAAAAAAGACCAATAGCAAATACGGTAGGATTGGAGTGGCCTATGGTTTAAACAACCAACAGGGCTATCGTACACGATTCATCAACGGTTCAGAGGTACACCGACAGTTGAGCGGCCCGAAACTGCAAAAGGTCTTTAATATTCATTCCCAGTCTAGGCTTTTGCCGATGCACCGTAAACGCTTGCTGAAACAGATAGAGACGACCTACAATCTTTTCAAGACCATCCATCCACAAGACCTGAAAGAAGTTCTAAAAAACTATCAGAACATTGATATAAAACTGGACACGAAAGGCGATACTATTTCGGGATATACTGGAAACGCCGGACATAGTATACCACCCTCGCCGGGTTAA
- a CDS encoding plasmid mobilization protein: MKQRKRGRKRLGNKKRYHNVMLRFNDSEYAKLKVICESFNLDISKRGTISPLLRRLVLNQKADEKDRLPDTSNLAYQINKIGNNINQLVKLAHHKNLRNPNLGLQDEIQRTNGFLLKLVEIIGKEKTG; encoded by the coding sequence ATGAAACAAAGGAAAAGAGGCCGAAAACGGTTAGGAAACAAGAAGCGGTACCATAACGTGATGCTCCGTTTCAATGATTCGGAATACGCAAAATTGAAGGTAATATGCGAATCATTTAATCTGGATATTTCAAAACGGGGAACAATAAGCCCCTTGTTAAGAAGGTTGGTACTGAACCAAAAGGCCGATGAAAAGGACAGGCTTCCCGATACCTCAAATCTGGCATACCAAATCAATAAGATCGGCAACAACATCAATCAACTTGTCAAGCTGGCACACCACAAGAATTTGAGAAACCCGAATCTGGGTCTGCAAGATGAAATACAAAGAACGAACGGATTTCTGCTGAAACTCGTAGAAATTATAGGTAAGGAAAAAACGGGATGA
- a CDS encoding helix-turn-helix domain-containing protein → MEVICVQKEAFYALFDKVVEHIESNRKDNKDKWIDGEEAMSILKIKSTTTLQKLRDEGKIRFSQPQKKIILYDRDSINEYIEKHVRETF, encoded by the coding sequence ATGGAAGTCATCTGTGTTCAAAAAGAAGCCTTTTATGCCCTTTTCGATAAGGTGGTAGAACACATTGAATCTAACCGGAAAGACAATAAAGATAAATGGATAGATGGAGAGGAAGCCATGTCGATTCTAAAGATCAAGTCGACTACCACGTTGCAGAAATTGAGGGACGAGGGAAAAATCAGGTTCTCCCAGCCCCAAAAGAAGATTATCCTGTATGATAGGGATTCCATCAACGAATACATAGAGAAACACGTCAGGGAAACATTTTAA
- a CDS encoding type IV toxin-antitoxin system AbiEi family antitoxin domain-containing protein: MTNELSYAVAKGDIIPLRKGFYLIIPPRYSKQAKLPVELYSDKLFKSLDRPYYIALYSAAKFHGASHQQIQRDYIITIKPTLLDIEKGTIDLRFFTTTTWPEKNIIDKKADAGIFKISDPVLTAVDLIHYQNKLGGLNRMLSVLEELIESVSFQNLSDLLSWYPHKSTLQRLAYFIDGSETDERDELVQLLVEYFESVKYYPVLLSPTSKEKAGAVDNFWKVDVNVKLESDI; this comes from the coding sequence TTGACCAACGAACTGTCCTATGCCGTTGCTAAGGGTGATATTATTCCCCTGCGAAAAGGTTTTTATTTAATTATCCCACCCAGATATTCAAAACAGGCTAAGCTGCCCGTTGAATTATACTCCGATAAACTTTTCAAAAGTTTGGATAGACCGTATTACATAGCCCTCTATTCTGCGGCAAAATTTCATGGGGCTAGCCATCAACAAATCCAGCGTGATTATATAATTACCATAAAACCTACCCTTCTGGACATAGAAAAAGGTACAATCGATTTACGTTTTTTTACGACAACCACCTGGCCCGAAAAGAATATTATCGACAAAAAAGCTGATGCTGGAATTTTCAAGATATCAGATCCTGTTTTAACGGCCGTTGACCTCATACACTATCAGAATAAGTTAGGGGGGTTGAACAGAATGCTTTCCGTTTTGGAAGAACTCATTGAGAGTGTATCCTTCCAAAATCTATCGGACTTATTGTCGTGGTATCCCCACAAGAGTACTTTACAGCGTTTGGCCTATTTTATCGATGGTTCCGAAACCGATGAGCGTGATGAACTGGTTCAATTGCTAGTTGAGTATTTTGAATCTGTGAAATACTACCCCGTGTTGCTGAGTCCAACATCCAAGGAAAAAGCCGGGGCAGTGGATAACTTCTGGAAAGTAGATGTCAACGTTAAACTAGAGAGCGATATATGA
- a CDS encoding nucleotidyl transferase AbiEii/AbiGii toxin family protein — MIPRPDIAKWQDHAPWKQFSQVEQDLVISRSLVSLFSDDFLRENLAFRGGTALHKLYLNPAPRYSEDIDLVQIKPGPIKPIMKHIGKVIDFFEEDRQTAIRGHGAKALYRFNSEYENIRLRLKLEINCKEHFNVLPWTEFPFEVKNDWFTGNAIIRTYNINELLSTKLRALYQRSKGRDLFDLDYSRLHMSLDIDSIIQGFREYIYFSTGRIPSKKEFLQNIEAKESDPNFAGDMEGLLRTGINYNQEAAFEWLRETFIEKI, encoded by the coding sequence ATGATACCTAGACCAGACATCGCAAAATGGCAAGACCATGCTCCATGGAAACAATTTTCACAAGTGGAGCAAGACTTGGTTATTAGTAGAAGCTTGGTGTCATTGTTCTCTGATGATTTCCTTCGAGAGAACTTGGCCTTTAGGGGCGGTACCGCATTGCATAAATTGTATTTGAATCCCGCGCCCAGATATTCCGAAGACATCGACCTTGTTCAGATAAAGCCCGGACCCATAAAACCAATTATGAAGCATATCGGCAAAGTAATCGATTTTTTCGAAGAAGACAGGCAGACTGCTATCCGTGGCCATGGTGCGAAGGCATTGTATCGATTTAACTCGGAATATGAAAACATTCGACTGCGGCTCAAGCTGGAAATTAATTGCAAGGAACATTTTAATGTGCTGCCATGGACAGAATTCCCATTTGAGGTGAAGAATGATTGGTTTACGGGAAATGCTATCATAAGAACGTATAATATCAACGAGTTGTTGAGTACTAAGCTTAGGGCATTGTATCAACGGAGTAAAGGGAGAGATTTGTTCGATTTGGATTATTCACGCTTACACATGAGTTTGGACATCGACTCCATAATTCAAGGCTTTCGAGAGTACATCTATTTCTCAACGGGAAGAATACCTAGTAAGAAAGAATTTTTGCAAAACATTGAAGCAAAAGAAAGCGACCCAAATTTTGCGGGTGATATGGAAGGATTGTTGAGAACAGGGATTAATTATAACCAAGAAGCTGCTTTTGAGTGGCTAAGAGAAACCTTTATTGAAAAAATTTAA